The Tautonia plasticadhaerens nucleotide sequence GCGGTCCTGCACCTCGCCAAGGCGCCGGGCCATCCGGGCACCTTCGAGGACGACGCCTTCAACGACCTCCAGTTCGACGTGAACGTCAAGGGGACCCACCACGTGTTCGAGGCTGCCCGCAGGGCGGGGGTCCGCCGGGTCGTCTGCGTCAGCAGCCTGATGGTCGTCTGGGGGTACGGCGCCTCGGGGATGGTCCCCGGCGACGCTCCCCCCCGGCCGGTCGGCACCTATGCCCTGACCAAGGCCCTCGCCGAGCAGGTCGCCGGGCACTTCGGCCGGTCCTCCGACCTGGAGGCCGTCATCCTCCGGATCGCCGCCCCCCTCGACCCCGACGACCCCGACCTCGCCCGGTCCCCCGTCCGGCCCCAGCAGGTCCCCCTGCCGGACCTGGCCGAGGCCTTCGCCCTGGCACTGACCGTCCCCCTCCCCCACGATGAGGTACCGATCGTCACGATCGTCGGCGAGAGCTCCCGACGCCGATGGGACCTCGGGCCCGCCCGACGACTGCTCGGCTTCGAGCCGAAGATCCGGCTGGACGACCTCGGCGTCTCCTTCGCCGACCCCTTCGACGTGCCCCC carries:
- a CDS encoding NAD-dependent epimerase/dehydratase family protein, giving the protein MPLVLITGATGQVARGVLPILGRRFDLRLLSPDAGESDPRHVRADLLDLDAITGAMLGVDAVLHLAKAPGHPGTFEDDAFNDLQFDVNVKGTHHVFEAARRAGVRRVVCVSSLMVVWGYGASGMVPGDAPPRPVGTYALTKALAEQVAGHFGRSSDLEAVILRIAAPLDPDDPDLARSPVRPQQVPLPDLAEAFALALTVPLPHDEVPIVTIVGESSRRRWDLGPARRLLGFEPKIRLDDLGVSFADPFDVPPGSGK